Genomic DNA from Deltaproteobacteria bacterium:
GGAAAGAATGATGGAATAGTCCTTTTCTTCTATTGTTTTGAGCGCTTCCACACCATTTAAGACACAGGTAACAGAGGCATGGGCAAAGCATTTTCTGACAAGTGAAATATAAAGTTCAAAGAGGCTTTGGTCGTCATCCACAATCAAGATAGATTCCATTCTTTAAATCCCCCCCAAAAAGAGTAAAGTCCTGTGGCAGGCATTACGGGCAGGTCTGCAATTGATCTATATTTTTAAAATATAGATCAATTTAAAGGCATTGGCAATAAGAGCACGTAAATATTTCTATATGAGGAATTATCCGGGCAAAGCCCCCTGGTTCAGGCTTTATAAATCCTGAATAATGGGAGGGATCTTTTGTCCGGGCACAAAGATTGTCTCTTCTCGTCAGGGGAAGGGTAATGCCCGTTAATATTGATACTCCAGGGCCGTTCCGACGGAGATGGCATTGAGTGAGAGATTAGACTCTCTCACTGTAGAATCGGGGTAGGTAACATCAACTTTAGCATCTGTAGCGCTTAAAGATAAGGACAGGCCGACAAGCAGGTGATCTGAAACCATGTATTTAAAACCAAGTGTGCCATGAGCCCCGATACTGTTTTCAATATTTGAAATAGTCCTGTTTTTTGCAAAAAAATCTGAAATGGCAGGGCTCTGGCTCTCCTTGTCGATGTCGTTAATGTGGTAGGACAGGCCACCGCCTATGAACATCTTGAATGGCGATCTTTTGCTCGTTTCCGTCATGTAAAGGAGCATTAGCGAATAGGTTTTTTGTTTAAAAGAACCATAGTGCTCAAACCTGTCGTCAAGGCCAGCTTCAATATCCGTTTCGAAAGACCCTGTGCCGATTCTAAGGGTCCAATTCTGCAATAGCCGGTAATCGAGTTTGGCCGCCAGAACCGTAGCCGAATCAAAACCTATTTCGACACCTTCAACCTTCGAATTAGTGAGAGATAAATGGTTAATTTCAGCGCCGACGGACAGGCTGCTGTTAAAGGTTTCTTCTTCAGCGCCAAAGGATGCCGTTGAAATAAAAAGCAGTCCCGCCCCCACAAAAGGAATGAAATATTTTTTCTTCTTCATTAAACAAGCCTGTCTAGTTGCATGGAATACCCGAAATAACTTCAGGCAGCGAATTAATGTCACTATCGTTGCAGTCCTTCATAAAGTCGAGAGCAGGATCATTTGAGGGAATGGATGATAAATTTGGCAATACGATCTGCCCCGGCCCGTCGGGAAATCCGTCACCATCGTTGTCACGATAAGGGTCGCTGTCCCAGGTTGTTCCAGGATCAATGCTTTCGGCACCTACCTTTATACCGATACCGTCATCGCTGTTTATCCCCTCATTATTTACAAAGGTTGTGTAAGTGCCGTAGGCTGAATTGGCTGTGTCGGAAAGGGTATAGGGTGAGCCCATTCTTTCGAGAAATTCCCTTGCAATCACGGCATAGCCCGTATGGGACGGATAGATGCCGTCCATGCTGAAGAGGCCCCCGCCGTAACCTCTGTCAAGCACAATCCCTGCGCCGACTTCTTTGCCCGATGCAATATCCTCAAAGAGCCTGTATATATCGACTACAAATACTTTGGGATAGCTTGCCGGATCGGCGTAATCGTTAATATAGTCATTAATGGCGCCAACCCTTGTTTTTACAATTTCCGCCTCAAGCCGGCTAAGCGTCAGTTCGTTGGGAAGAAGATTGATGGCGCTATTCACTGTGGCGTTGTCGGAAGAAATATTCAGGTACGCCGCCGTGCTTGTAAAGGCTGAAAAACCGAGGGCCACAATATCTCCCGGTAAAGCACTCGAGTAGGGTTTTAAAGCCGTTACATGAGGAGAGGCAAAGGCGGCAAGGGCGTCCATGTCTTCCTTGTAAAAGAGGGCACCCATCCTGGTCACGTCAGGCAAGGTGGCAATGAAAAGATAACTGTCTTTTACCGACGTGAGTTCGCTGACGATGGTTGAAATGTTGTTCATTACCGACGTCAAATCATGGCCTTCAGCCGTATCAGAGAGAAAAGCGTTAATTGACGCCTCTGTAAGCTCGCTCCCCTTGCTTGCCGTTACAGTGCCCAGAACGTCGTTCATGCCTATCCAGAGGGTAAATATTTTAAGCCTTTGCTCATGGCCTGACTGCCGGGCAAGGGCTTTGGCTGCCTCAAGCTGCGTTCGGCCCGCAGAGAATGAACCGGAAAAATTTTTGAATTTGAAGATGGGCAACAACAATTTATCGGCGATTTCATTGCCGCTTCCTGTCGTATAATTTATGAAGCTTTTTGCCGTGGCGCCCGGAACAGAAACATTGTAATGAAGAGCATCTGACAGGAGGGCTTTATTTCTGTTTTCATCAATGTCGAGAAGAGGGCTCCCCCAGGTGAGATTGTTTCCAAGAACATTTCTCAGCGCTTTTTCCATGACCGTTGCGTAGCCCTTTGCCTGAGTATGCCGATGGAGATTAACCGTGCTGGAAGAGAGCCTGTCAAAAGCCACTTCCGCACTCTGCATTCCTGCCGTAAAACCGTCGCCGAGAGTGATAAGGTCAACCTTAAGCCGGTTATAATCTGCAAGAGAGGCCAGAAGGTGCGTTTTTGCCGCAATGGGTGAGCGCACACTACCCACTGAATCAAGTGATGTCATCACTTCAAAGGCAGATGTTGAAAAATTGATAAAAGTTGATGTCCCGAAGAGTCCCACAATCTCATTCCTTGTCGTATCTTCTATGACAATACCATCATCAGGCTCTCCATTGTTATCGAGAGACTGCAAAAATCTGCTGAGATTATTAACTTTTGCATCGGAAACAAAGAGGTTTGATGTGAAAAGGTCGAAGGGGAATATATATTCACCGGGCAGGGTTTCACCGATAACGACGCCATCGACGGAAAAGGTTACAGGCTGGTTTCCTTCATAGTAAAACCTCCCTTCACCGTCGGTTCTTCCCATAATGCTTCCGCTCTCAAACATAAGTCCTTTCACGGGCGCGTCAATGAAGAATCCGCTGTCAAGGTCCGATGAGTCGACGGCACATCCGGCAAAAAAGCTTAAAATGATAAAATAGAGGGAGCGTCTGATGAAAGTCTGGCGCCTGATTTTTTCCACGGAATAATTTTCTCTGTTCTTTGGTCTTTGCCCGGCAAAGAATCCCTGTCAGGGCAAGGGCTGAGTTTACAGCCCCCGGCAGATGATGTCAAGGAACAAAAGGAAACAAAAGGATTAAATGTGGAAAATAGCTTGCATTTTTTTTAGAGTCTTCTATACTTTTCTATACCTTGGTTTTACCGGCGCGGAAGAAGGCGCATTTTACGGCTCTTGCCGGGTTTAACGTAAAGTTAAAAAAGGAGAGGACTGATAAGGCGCAGGGGGAATGTTACAGCGGTGATCGGCTATAACAGAAAAATCGTTTTTTATACTTTGCAGGCTTCTTTATAATAGCGCTTTTTCTATTTTTTTTACATCCTGTGGTCTCCCTTCCGTCCCTGGCAAAAACGCTTTGACAGGGTGAAATAGTTTGTTCTGATCATAAATGCTGATTCCCCTGCGAAACTAATCAATATGAAAAAAATGACTAAAGCTGAACAGAATATTATTCTCGGTCTCGATGTGGGATCGACAACGGTAAAGGTTGTCGTCATGGACAGCGCCGGCAAGGAAATTCTCTGGAAGGGTTACAAGCGCCACGAAACGAGACAGCCTGAAACGCTTCTCACTTTCCTTCAGTCCGTTCATGAACAGTTCACTATAGAGCGGGGAAAAGTAAAGGCCTTTATTACAGGCAGCGGTGGCGCTGCTATTGCTCCGTTTATCGGGGCAAGGTTTGTTCAGGAAGTAAACGCCATCTCTCTGGCAGTTGAAAGGCTCTACCCTGAAACCTCTTCCGTCATCGAAGTGGGCGGGCAGGACTCGAAGATTATACTCTGGATTGTCGATGAAAAAACGGGTAACCGGGTAAAGGTCCCCACAATGAATGACAAGTGCGCCGGAGGAACGGGTGCTGTTATTGACAAAATAGGGGCCAAACTCGGTTTTTCCCAGGAAGATATCCAGAACCTGAAAACCGACAGCAGCAAGATACATCAGGTGGCCGCCCGCTGCGGCGTATTTGCGGAAACAGACATTAATTCACTTCAGAAGCAGGGTGTTCCTTCGGGAGAACTCATGAATTCACTTTTCGAAGCCATCGTCCAGCAGAACCTGAGCGTACTCACCAGGGGCAATGTACTTATGCCCAACGTGCTTCTTCTGGGCGGCCCACACACCTACATCCCTGCCCTGACTGACGCCTGGCGGCGAAATATACCCAAGGTATGGGAAGAGAGGGAAGTGACGCTCCCTGAAGGGGTCGATGCGGCAGACCTTATCACCGTTCCTGAAGATTCCCAGTTTTTTGCAGCCATAGGGGCCATTATTTTCGGCCTTGGCGAAGAAGGCAAGACAGGTGTTTATGAGGGTTGTCACAGGTTGGCCGAACATGTGGAAAATGGAAAAATATCACCCGCCGCAAGTGGCGCCGACGCCTTTTTTAAAAATGAGGAAGAACGTGATCGTTTTATCGCTGACTACGCTGTTTCACCCTTTACATCGAAAACCTTCAAACCGGGGGAAAAGGTTAAGGGCTATATCGGTATCGATGGGGGGTCCACATCGACCAAGGGGGTTGTAATTGATGAGAAGGGCGACATTCTCGCCAAGGCCTACCGCCTTTCTGCCGGCAATCCCCTTGAAGATACCAAGTGGGTTGTCAGTGAACTGAAAAAAGCGATTGAGGCAAGCGGCGCTGATTTTGAGGTGGGCGGCGTAGGGACGACAGGTTATGCCAAGGATATGCTCAAAGAGGCCATCCAGGCCGACAGGGCAATCGTTGAAACGGTGGCCCATACGAGGTCATCACTTAAATATTTCAATGATGTGGACGTTATCTGCGATGTGGGGGGACAGGACATTAAGGTTATCCTCCTGAAAGACGGCAGGGTGACGGATTTTAAATTAAATACCCAGTGCTCGGCAGGAAACGGCTATTTCCTTCAAAGTACGGCCAGGCAGTTTGGTTATGATGTGAGTGACTATGCCGAAGCCGCTTTCAGCGCAGGTAAAATTCCTGCCTTCAATTACGGCTGCGCCGTTTTTCTTGAATCAGACATTGTTAATTTTCAGCAAATGGGGTGGCGAAGAGAGGATATCATGGCCGGTCTGGCACATGTCCTTCCCAGAAATATATGGCTCTATGTTGTCCAGGAACCTAACCTCAAAAAGCTTGGCAGAAAATTTGTTTTGCAGGGGGGAACGCAGAAGAACCTGGCAGCAGTAAAAGCCCAGAATGACTATATAAAATCAAAGGTGCCCGACGCCCATATTTTCGTTCATCCCCACACAGGGGAAAGCGGCGCTATGGGCGCCGCTCTGGAAGCTATAGGGACTGATAAATCAAGCTTTATTGGCTTTCAAGCACTGGAAGAACTGACCCTTGCCGCCATCAGGGATGAGACAACGCGATGTTTCTTTTGCAAAAATAATTGCATGAGGACCTTTATCGATATCTCCTCTCAGGAAGGCGCCTCAAGGCGGTATATTATAGCGCCTTGCGAAAAGGGGGATGTTGAAGATAAAGAGGCCATGCTCAAGATCAAAAAAGGGCTTGATGCCGTCAAACATGATAACCCCGATCTCTCCATGGAAAATGCCGACATGGCCTTTAAAAAGAAGTTAATGGAAAGAAAGGCTGCCCCTTCCCTTTTTGCCAATAAAGCGATGGTGAAAAGACAAAAGCTGAGAATAGGGATTCCCAAAGCGCTTAATATCTTTTCAACGGCCCCTTTCCTTATTGCGTACCTGGAGTCGGTTGGCGTTAACCCCAAAAACATCCTTTTTTCAGATTTTACCAACGAAGACATGTTTAAGGAAGGCTCAAGAAGAGGTTCCATCGACCAGTGTTTTCCCAGCAAGGTATCACTTGCCCATGTTCATAACCTTGTTTATAAAAAGAAGGTTGATGTCGTTTTTTTTCCTATTCTCATTAACCTGCCTTCCCCTCTGGTCAATACCGTAGGCAGTTGTACCTGCCCCACCGTACAGGCAACGCCCGAGGTATGCAGGGCCGCTTTTTTAAGAGAAAAGGACACCTTTGCCGAACTGAACGTTCAATACATTTATCCTGTATTGAATCTTGGGGAAAGGGAACTTCTTGAGCAACAAATGCTTGATTGTTTTAAGCCTCTTTTAAAGATTAGCAGAAGGGAAAACAAAAAAGGCGTGAACGATGGCCTGAAGGCTCTTGATTCATATTACGCCCATCAAAGAGAGTTGGGCAGCACGGTCATCAAAATGCTTGAAGATGAAAAGAGGGTGGGCCTGGTCCTCCTGGGGAGGCCCTATCACAGCGACCCCGGTCTTAATCACGGCATCCTTGAAGAAATCCAGAAAAGGGGTTACCCCGTTTTAACAATAGATTCCCTCCCCACAGATGATGAAATGCTGGATCGCCTCTTTGGTGAAGAGGTAAGGAGGGGGGATATAACATCTCCTATGGATATATCCGATGTCTGGAAAAATTCCTTTAGTGAAAACAGCAGTAAAAAGCTTTGGGGAGCCAAGTATGTGGCCCGCCATCCAAACCTTGCTTCTCTTGATCTTTCCAATTTCAAGTGCGGCCACGATTCTCCCATATACTCTGTTGTCGAGGATATCCTGCATAGCTCAGGCACGCCATACTTTACTTTCCACGACATAGATGAGAATAAGCCTTCAGGCTCGATAAAGATAAGGGTGGAGACAATCGATTACTTCCTGGACAAGTATGAGGAGGCGCTTGGAAAAAGAGAAGCCCTGGAAAAGGAACTGGAAGAGAGGGTGAGGGCCTACGAGGAGATTCTCATGGCAGAATGCGGAAAGCAGTGATCGTTATTTGCCTCTTTTTTCCTCTCAGGCGCGGTTGCTTCTTTGTAAATAATAGGCGGACAAAAGGATGAATCAGAAATATAAATCAAAAAATGAGATGTGAGTAGTGTTATGAAAAATGAACTTGTTGAAAAGGTAAATGACTACAGGGATAAGCTCAGGCAGGAA
This window encodes:
- a CDS encoding porin family protein, with amino-acid sequence MKKKKYFIPFVGAGLLFISTASFGAEEETFNSSLSVGAEINHLSLTNSKVEGVEIGFDSATVLAAKLDYRLLQNWTLRIGTGSFETDIEAGLDDRFEHYGSFKQKTYSLMLLYMTETSKRSPFKMFIGGGLSYHINDIDKESQSPAISDFFAKNRTISNIENSIGAHGTLGFKYMVSDHLLVGLSLSLSATDAKVDVTYPDSTVRESNLSLNAISVGTALEYQY
- a CDS encoding SGNH/GDSL hydrolase family protein, giving the protein MEKIRRQTFIRRSLYFIILSFFAGCAVDSSDLDSGFFIDAPVKGLMFESGSIMGRTDGEGRFYYEGNQPVTFSVDGVVIGETLPGEYIFPFDLFTSNLFVSDAKVNNLSRFLQSLDNNGEPDDGIVIEDTTRNEIVGLFGTSTFINFSTSAFEVMTSLDSVGSVRSPIAAKTHLLASLADYNRLKVDLITLGDGFTAGMQSAEVAFDRLSSSTVNLHRHTQAKGYATVMEKALRNVLGNNLTWGSPLLDIDENRNKALLSDALHYNVSVPGATAKSFINYTTGSGNEIADKLLLPIFKFKNFSGSFSAGRTQLEAAKALARQSGHEQRLKIFTLWIGMNDVLGTVTASKGSELTEASINAFLSDTAEGHDLTSVMNNISTIVSELTSVKDSYLFIATLPDVTRMGALFYKEDMDALAAFASPHVTALKPYSSALPGDIVALGFSAFTSTAAYLNISSDNATVNSAINLLPNELTLSRLEAEIVKTRVGAINDYINDYADPASYPKVFVVDIYRLFEDIASGKEVGAGIVLDRGYGGGLFSMDGIYPSHTGYAVIAREFLERMGSPYTLSDTANSAYGTYTTFVNNEGINSDDGIGIKVGAESIDPGTTWDSDPYRDNDGDGFPDGPGQIVLPNLSSIPSNDPALDFMKDCNDSDINSLPEVISGIPCN
- a CDS encoding acyl-CoA dehydratase activase; amino-acid sequence: MTKAEQNIILGLDVGSTTVKVVVMDSAGKEILWKGYKRHETRQPETLLTFLQSVHEQFTIERGKVKAFITGSGGAAIAPFIGARFVQEVNAISLAVERLYPETSSVIEVGGQDSKIILWIVDEKTGNRVKVPTMNDKCAGGTGAVIDKIGAKLGFSQEDIQNLKTDSSKIHQVAARCGVFAETDINSLQKQGVPSGELMNSLFEAIVQQNLSVLTRGNVLMPNVLLLGGPHTYIPALTDAWRRNIPKVWEEREVTLPEGVDAADLITVPEDSQFFAAIGAIIFGLGEEGKTGVYEGCHRLAEHVENGKISPAASGADAFFKNEEERDRFIADYAVSPFTSKTFKPGEKVKGYIGIDGGSTSTKGVVIDEKGDILAKAYRLSAGNPLEDTKWVVSELKKAIEASGADFEVGGVGTTGYAKDMLKEAIQADRAIVETVAHTRSSLKYFNDVDVICDVGGQDIKVILLKDGRVTDFKLNTQCSAGNGYFLQSTARQFGYDVSDYAEAAFSAGKIPAFNYGCAVFLESDIVNFQQMGWRREDIMAGLAHVLPRNIWLYVVQEPNLKKLGRKFVLQGGTQKNLAAVKAQNDYIKSKVPDAHIFVHPHTGESGAMGAALEAIGTDKSSFIGFQALEELTLAAIRDETTRCFFCKNNCMRTFIDISSQEGASRRYIIAPCEKGDVEDKEAMLKIKKGLDAVKHDNPDLSMENADMAFKKKLMERKAAPSLFANKAMVKRQKLRIGIPKALNIFSTAPFLIAYLESVGVNPKNILFSDFTNEDMFKEGSRRGSIDQCFPSKVSLAHVHNLVYKKKVDVVFFPILINLPSPLVNTVGSCTCPTVQATPEVCRAAFLREKDTFAELNVQYIYPVLNLGERELLEQQMLDCFKPLLKISRRENKKGVNDGLKALDSYYAHQRELGSTVIKMLEDEKRVGLVLLGRPYHSDPGLNHGILEEIQKRGYPVLTIDSLPTDDEMLDRLFGEEVRRGDITSPMDISDVWKNSFSENSSKKLWGAKYVARHPNLASLDLSNFKCGHDSPIYSVVEDILHSSGTPYFTFHDIDENKPSGSIKIRVETIDYFLDKYEEALGKREALEKELEERVRAYEEILMAECGKQ